Proteins encoded within one genomic window of Streptosporangium album:
- a CDS encoding dienelactone hydrolase family protein has product MSAASGGLDDMITDFSRRLVDVEGVVKTVYAAGSGPAVVLMPEMPGISPDVLRLARWVRDSGFTVYVPSLFGIDGAYPTAEGGMEVFRRACVSAEFRAFAGGGTSPVTAWLRGLARQAHAECSGPGVGAIGLCFTGNFALTMALEPAVIAPVVNHPSLPLDDPAGLEISDEDARAVRDRIARDGLKVLAYRFDDDRWCTGQRFAAYQALLGDAFDGRVLPGSSANTSPPPFFGDVVGTPHSVVTAHLVDEDGHPTLKARDEIIAFLTDRLSPFEHSETTSD; this is encoded by the coding sequence ATGAGCGCTGCCAGTGGAGGACTTGACGACATGATCACGGATTTCTCCCGCCGACTCGTGGATGTGGAGGGGGTGGTGAAGACGGTGTACGCCGCGGGTTCCGGGCCGGCCGTCGTGTTGATGCCGGAGATGCCCGGCATCAGTCCTGACGTCCTTCGACTGGCGCGGTGGGTGCGGGATTCGGGCTTCACCGTCTATGTCCCCTCACTTTTCGGGATCGATGGTGCCTATCCCACGGCCGAGGGCGGTATGGAGGTTTTCCGCCGCGCGTGTGTCAGTGCCGAGTTCCGCGCGTTCGCCGGGGGCGGCACCAGCCCGGTCACGGCATGGCTACGTGGGCTCGCGCGCCAAGCCCATGCCGAATGCAGCGGTCCGGGAGTCGGCGCGATCGGACTGTGCTTCACCGGCAACTTCGCTCTCACGATGGCGCTTGAGCCGGCTGTCATCGCGCCAGTGGTCAACCACCCGTCGCTGCCGCTGGACGACCCTGCCGGACTCGAGATCAGCGACGAGGACGCACGCGCGGTCCGAGACCGCATCGCGCGCGACGGACTGAAGGTTCTTGCCTACCGCTTCGACGACGACCGCTGGTGCACCGGCCAGCGCTTCGCCGCCTACCAGGCGCTCCTCGGCGACGCCTTCGACGGCCGTGTTCTTCCGGGCAGTTCCGCGAACACCAGCCCGCCACCGTTCTTCGGCGACGTGGTCGGGACCCCCCACAGCGTTGTCACCGCCCACCTCGTCGACGAGGACGGACATCCCACGCTGAAGGCCAGGGACGAGATCATCGCCTTCCTGACCGACCGCTTGAGCCCGTTCGAACATTCCGAGACGACATCCGACTGA